AATATATTTCTTGTTATGTTTTATGACCGTTGTTAATTTCTCTCATCATGATAATAGATAGTTGTTCTTTCTCCAATGGTCTAGACTGAATATAAGTTAAAGAATGGTTACAACTAGGCTTTGGTTTTGACATAGTAGTGACAGTCACAGTTGCTAAAGCAGTCactattttttcctttcttgcTTGCTCAAAACTATTAGCAATCTGTTGGACCTGCCTAACAGAGTGATGCTCTTGCCAATTTTCCATGCAGTATATAAGCTGAATCCTTGTAGTAAGTCTTGTTAGTTGTTCCATCTCTTATGCTTTGAAGTTCAAAGCAGTTGATTAGTATCCCCAAAGAAATAATATGTTTCCAAACAGCACCGAGACAATGAGCTTCTGTGACCTCACAAACTCTTCATTCTTGCAGGTTCTCCATCAGGTGGTGGCAGGCTGGCAGCAGCTCTAGATACGTTTGTTTGATCCCACAGTAGATGATTTGCTATGATGTTTCTGAGATGGTGATTCTACTACTATCACGATACACTTTGTTCTGGTGGCAATGTACTTGTGTTAGATATCATAGTGCTATGACTATGCTTTTGTAGACCACATTTGCCTGTCGTGGTGTTATGAAGATGCGTCTGTTGTTCTTGCCATGGTGCAAGTTATATTGGGGACAAATTTTGTGTTTGTTCTAGATAGCAACAAGGTTGTTTACTATTCATTTTTTGTGGTGGCCATGGATTGTAGACGCAAGCTGACCCGGAAGTGGTATGGTATTTCTTATATTTTCTTGCTAGCTTGATCTGGATTGATTCCACCTGTGTGCATCTTCGGTTTGAGTGGATTGGTAGGGTTAAATTCTAGCCGGATTGAGTGACACAGGTGGAATCACTTGAACTGGGCGTGGAAGTAATCCTGGTCGGGATCCAATGCGACCAAAACGAACGAGGCCTCAGTAGTTTCACCGTTGGATTGTTCCTCGTTCCAATCAGGTCATAATACTAGGAGATTCTCTGTCTCGGTGGCAACACATGTATATTAGGCATACTCCCTCtctcctaaattactatttgttttgatttttgtagacataatttttactatgcacctaatatatatatatatatatatatatatatatattatatatctagatagaTACATGGTAAaagatatgtatctagaaaagctaaaacgaataggacggagggagtactgtaCATGAACATTGACCCCTACGAAGGCTTGGCTAACAAATTATGAGATTGACAAGAACCTTGAGATCACTTTCTTAATTTGAACATTGTTGGTTAGGACCACACTTGATACTAGTTTGGAGCCATGATTTTATTATTCTACCAAAAGACATCCTTCAGCTGAAAGATGCCTCTCCTTTCAGAGGAAACTTTCAGAGGAAACTGTACTCCTATGCTACTAATTCTTCAACATTATTAGCTTGTATAAATTGACTAACTTAGATTGCTTCACACATTTTTTTCCTGCTTGAAATTCTTAATGCTGCGATGGATTTTGGGCACACGAATTTTAATTGTATTCGCTGCTGATTCGCTGAACCCAAATACGGAAATACCCAAGTTTTGGGTTTACGCAAGTACCCAACCTAAAACCCACGAGCCGAAAACTCCCAAACCCTCGATCCGTCCTGctgctccctcctctcctctcgtcTCTCCCTCCGGCGAAGCCACCATGCTCGCCGCAGCTcgctccctccgccgcctctcctcttcctcctcctccgtccgctcCCTCCGCGTCTTCCTGCACCCTCCCGCACCCCCGCCctcggctccgcctcctctcccgccTCTCCGAACCCTTACCCGCGCCTTCCTcccgcacctcgccgccgcccaccgcttctcccccgcctccttctcttcctccgcCCCATCCCGCCTAGGCGAATGCGGTGGCGCGCGGGGAGCCCCGGCGATTcccgaggaggtggagggggaggaggaggaggcggcgggagtGCTGGTGCGGCATGACACGGACGCGTACGCTGCGGTGGAGCTGGCTCTGGACTCCGTGGTGAAGGTGTTCACGGTGTCCAGCAGCCCCAACTACTTCTTGCCGTGGCAGAACAAGGCGCAGCGAGAGAGCATGGGCTCCGGTAAGGCACCGATTTTGGCGCTCGTGTCGTAGTAGTGTATTGCTGTGTTTGGTTTGGATCTCTGCCACGTATTTAGGTGTCTGTGTGCGAGAGGCATCGAAAGTAAGCTTGTGGAGGGCTTGAGTGTCAAGTTCTCTTGAAATCGACCTAAAAAAATCCACTCGTTTACATTACAAGTTTAGAGCTCGTGGTTGAGTAATTTGCTGGTTCCAAATTTGCAAAGGAAATTTGTACTTTAGCTCTGAATTGTGTGTCTCAATGTCTGTTGTATAGGCATATCATATGTTGTAGAGCACGGGAATTGTTGGATCTTTAGGTATACCGACAAGCTGATGTGGTTAATATGACTCCACAGTTCGCATGGTGTGAAAAATCAATCTTTGTAGACCTTATGACAACTGAGCAGATTCAAATGCACTGAAACAGAAGTCCTTCTTTGGTTCATCTCTGAATTCAATGTCCCTGTTGCAggatttgtaattcctggaagaAGGATTGTGACAAATGCTCATGTTGTAGCTGATCACACTTTTGTTCTTGTGAGGAAGCATGGTTCGCCTACCAAATACAAGGCAGAGGTCCAGGCTGTTGGTCATGAATGTGACTTGGCTCTGTTGACTGTTGAGAGTGAGGAGTTCTGGGATGGGGTGAACAGCTTGGAGCTTGGTGAAATCCCCTTTTTGCAAGAAGCTGTTGCGGTGGTAGGCTACCCTCAAGGTATGAGCCTGACATTGAGTAGTTGGCAGTCTGATATTTATTCCAGTATTTGTATCTAGAAGACGAACTTGTTAGTTATATAATTCCATTCCATCCATGACGGTATCCAATTCAAGTTGCACATGCAGCATACACATGACCATCTATTCTGCAAGGGTGCAATTGATGAATTGAAACATGTTAGTACTGTTTTGGATGAGTGAATGTGGTCTAATTGATTGCATCGGCAAGCAAACTAATAAATAATTGGAACACATGAATACAGGATGTTAATGGAAAGGGGAAGCTCAATCATCTTTATGATTTCACCACTTCTAAAATTCATAACAAACAATTTGCTTCTCTATTAACTTGGTAACCAATCATGAAAAATTCGTGATAAGCAGCCCAGGAATTTTATGTAGCAAGTGCCTTTCTACTTTCCTGTAACATCATCTACATGGCAGACTATATGACACCAATAGCTACTCCAGTATATATAGGTGCTACGACTTCCTGCCATTTCAatttatgcatgcatgcatgcttgtaCCTGATGATATTCGTATGACTATTTATCTTATCTCTCAAAGATTGCCTACTTCTCCTAGTTGTGCAGCTCGGCAGGCTTCAATATTACTGCTAACATTAATCATTGTGCAAGAGATTCTCTCTATACTTCATAGAAAACAGAACTATGTCAAATGTTGGACAGTATATGATCCTAAACTTGCTATGACTCAGGTGGAGACAATATTTCTGTTACCAAGGGGGTTGTCTCTAGAGTTGAACCAACACAATATGCCCATGGTGCTACACAGCTTATGGCTATACAAATAGATGCGGCAATTAATCCAGGTAACAGTGGAGGACCTGCAATTATGGGTGATAAAGTAGCCGGAGTTGCTTTCCAGAATTTGTCAGGGGCAGAAAACATTGGGTGAGTCATTAACCTTTTCCTTTTGCACCAATTTAACCTTTGCCACctagttttttttcttaacgttttcctctttttttttcagttatATCATACCAGTGCCTGTGATTAAGCGTTTCATTTCTGGAGTAGAAGAGAATGGTAAATATTCTGGATTTTGTACTCTTGGAGTATCTTGCCAGGCTACTGAAAATATTCAATTAAGAGAGTGCTTTGGTATGCGGCCTGAAATGACTGGAGTTTTAGTTAGTAGAATAAATCCTCTATCTGATGCTCACAAGATTTTGAAGAAAGATGATATCCTCCTTGCGTTTGATGGTGTACCTATAGCAAATGACGGGACAGGTGAGCTTAAAAGTTTCCACGTATGCAATACCTCAATATGCATAACCAACCAATTTCTGTtgcatatttgtttttttttccatttaccTTTCTATTTGTTATGGTATCTGTGAGGCTGTAGCACGCAATAACATGGACGCATATACATTTCACACCCTTGGTGCATGTTTTTGCATACTTCTTTGCAGCTTTTTGTGCAAATCCGTGAATCAATTCATGAACTATTTCTAGATAGTGGCATCACAGCATCAACCACTTAATATTGTCCGTTATATTGTCTGCAGTTCCATTCCGGAATAGGGAGAGGATCACCTTTGATCATCTGGTGTCCATGAAGAAGCCTGGAGAAACAGCTGTTCTCAAAGCATTAAGAGATGGTAAAGAGCAAGAATTGAGTGTCATACTTAGACCTGTGAGTCCTTGCCATATTATTACATTTGATTTGATCTGTACCTTTGATTATATGGGTGCAATTTATGGTTGCTTGCTGGTTACCAAATATAGTAGTGTTATTCTATTGCTATTCTTGTTTACCTTCACACCAATTTTGCAAGTGCTAGACATGGTAATAGATTCAACCTTGAAAAATCTAGATCGGTACACTATCCCACATAAGCAATATCCCTGTTCCAGAACTCACCAACATATCAATGTAAGTTTGTACCACACCGAACCCATTGATATTAGCTAATGGGTCTGTTTTGGCCCTTGTAGAGTTATTTAAGTATCTGGGCAGAGACCAACTCATCTCttatgtactccctctgtcccaaaaagaatgatgttttggcattcaaaatttgtcccaaaaagaatgacgttctaggatttaaatcttatgcatgcataatttgGCGTGTTGATCTcgtgcatgcatgattaaatggaaacatattttcttcattttctaTATGCAAACTGAACTAACTAAGGGTACATGCCTCTTTTTCATTCACCTCTAATCTGTCTGGAAAATCCCAGAAAgtcattctttttgggatggagggagtaggtccTTAGCAGTCCATGTAATTTGAACCAAATGGTATTCTACACAGCTCTCCCAGTCTTCTCTTTTCACTCATCA
This sequence is a window from Setaria italica strain Yugu1 chromosome III, Setaria_italica_v2.0, whole genome shotgun sequence. Protein-coding genes within it:
- the LOC101771194 gene encoding protease Do-like 10, mitochondrial; its protein translation is MLAAARSLRRLSSSSSSVRSLRVFLHPPAPPPSAPPPLPPLRTLTRAFLPHLAAAHRFSPASFSSSAPSRLGECGGARGAPAIPEEVEGEEEEAAGVLVRHDTDAYAAVELALDSVVKVFTVSSSPNYFLPWQNKAQRESMGSGFVIPGRRIVTNAHVVADHTFVLVRKHGSPTKYKAEVQAVGHECDLALLTVESEEFWDGVNSLELGEIPFLQEAVAVVGYPQGGDNISVTKGVVSRVEPTQYAHGATQLMAIQIDAAINPGNSGGPAIMGDKVAGVAFQNLSGAENIGYIIPVPVIKRFISGVEENGKYSGFCTLGVSCQATENIQLRECFGMRPEMTGVLVSRINPLSDAHKILKKDDILLAFDGVPIANDGTVPFRNRERITFDHLVSMKKPGETAVLKALRDGKEQELSVILRPLQPLVPVHQFDKLPSYYIFAGFVFIPLTQPYLHEFGEDWYNASPRRLCERALRELPKKAGEQLVVLSQVLMDDINVGYERLAELQVKKVNGVEVENLKHLCSLVESCTEENLRFDLDDERVIILKYQNARLATSRVLKRHRIPSAMSSDLVEEQATNGEVEASCTS